GAGCGGAATATTCCTTAGTGCAGCTCCTATCGATAAGCTCCAGCGCGCCCCGCGAAGTTGTCACCTAACAGATACGATGCAGAGCGACTCCACTGAAGCTTCGATTTCAAGATACGCCTGCTCACGACCCAACAGACATAGCGCCACGACTCCATCAGCATCTCTACGACAAATTGGTTGCTTAAAAGAAGCTCCTTCTCCGTTTCCAACACTCCGATAGCCCATAGAATCAGCCGCCATGTCTGACGACGAGGATTTCATGCAAGAGTCCGATGAGGAACAGTTGGTCCTAATCCTAGGAAGCCGAGGGGCTCACGGCCTGTGCTGATGCCTAGCAGATACGACTTCGAGtacgaggaagacgacgacgagcagGAGGCTGGAGATGTCGACATCGAGAACAAATACTATAATGcgaagcagctgaagctcAGCGACCCCCAAGATGCCATTGCGGAGTTTCTCGGAATACCGCCTCTCGAGCCTGACAAGGGAGAATGGGGATTCAAGGGCTTGAAGCAGGCCATCAAGCTGGAATTCAAGCTGGGGCAGTACGATGAGGTGAGTGAGGCTGGCGTCTAGGCTGGGATGATTTGATACAGTTCACTGACAAATTACGTGCTCCAGGCAGCCGATCACTTTGCCGAGCTGCTCACATACGTTAAATCGGCCGTCACGAGAAATTACTCGGAAAAGTCCATCAACAACATGCTCGATTACATCGAAAAAGGCGCCGACGAGTCAGCGGCGGTGAAAAGCATAGAAAAGTTCTACTCCCTAACTCTCCAGAGCTTCCAGAGCACGAACAACGAGCGGTTGTGGCTGAAGACGAACATCAAGCTAGCCAAACTCTTGTTAGATCGCAAAGAGTACTCGGCAGTATCCAAGAAGCTGAGGGAGCTGCACAAGGCCTGTCAGCGCCCCGATGGCAGCGATGACCCGGGCAAGGGAACTTATTCGCTCGAGATTTACGCCCTGGAGATTCAGATGTTGGCCGAGACTAGAAACAACAAACAGCTCAAGACACTGTATAATCGTGCGCTCAAGGTCAAGTCTGCCGTTCCACACCCCCGCATCATGGGCATCATCCGTGAGTGCGGCGGCAAAATGCACATGAGTGAGGAGAACTGGAAGGAGGCGCAAAGTGACTTTTTTGAATCATTCCGCAACTACGACGAGGCAGGATCACTACAGCGGATCCAAGTTCTCAAGTATCTGCTTCTCACCACCATGCTGATGAAGTCAAACATCAACCCGTTTGATTCCCAAGAGACGAAGCCCTACAAGTCTGATCCTCGCATCTCCGCTATGACGGAGCTTGTCGATGCATACCAGCGGGACGACGTTCACGCGTACGAGAAGGCACTGCGAAACAACCAGGACATTCTAGCAGATCCCTTTATCGCAGAGAATATCGATGAAGTTACTCGTAACATACGGACCAAGGGAGTCCTAAAACTCATTGCGCCTTACACACGCATGAAGCTTTCATGGATCGCAAAGCAGCTGAGAATATCAGAGCCAGAGGTGCAAGATATCCTTAGCTTTCTCATTATTGATGGCAAGATCAAGGGATCGGTCAACCAGCAGGCAGGCGTCCTAGAGATAACATCTGATGCCGACATCAGCAGAATCCAGGCGCTCGATAGTCTGACCACGTCCATTAATGAGCTATTTGGGGCGGTATTTCGAGAGGGTGAGGGCTTTCGGAACGAGCATTCCTCTTTCGAAGACGCGACTCCTGGTCTCGATGTTCAAGCCCTAGCCAACCTTGCGAAAGTTGGGGGTCGTCAAGCACAGCGCCAACTACATAGGTCTGGCAAAGGCAAGTCTGCGTTAACGCCACTATGATTACattgtcttctttctttctttcttctattaTGTTGAGCTCTATGTTTCTCTCACTTTGCTTTGGGGAAGACTTAAGACACATATGCCCCCTTTCAAGCAAGCTTCTATTATAACACCCCCACGCCGGAAATTTATTACCGG
The Trichoderma asperellum chromosome 7, complete sequence DNA segment above includes these coding regions:
- the CSN2 gene encoding COP9/signalosome complex subunit Csn2, variant 2; this translates as MPSRYDFEYEEDDDEQEAGDVDIENKYYNAKQLKLSDPQDAIAEFLGIPPLEPDKGEWGFKGLKQAIKLEFKLGQYDEAADHFAELLTYVKSAVTRNYSEKSINNMLDYIEKGADESAAVKSIEKFYSLTLQSFQSTNNERLWLKTNIKLAKLLLDRKEYSAVSKKLRELHKACQRPDGSDDPGKGTYSLEIYALEIQMLAETRNNKQLKTLYNRALKVKSAVPHPRIMGIIRECGGKMHMSEENWKEAQSDFFESFRNYDEAGSLQRIQVLKYLLLTTMLMKSNINPFDSQETKPYKSDPRISAMTELVDAYQRDDVHAYEKALRNNQDILADPFIAENIDEVTRNIRTKGVLKLIAPYTRMKLSWIAKQLRISEPEVQDILSFLIIDGKIKGSVNQQAGVLEITSDADISRIQALDSLTTSINELFGAVFREGEGFRNEHSSFEDATPGLDVQALANLAKVGGRQAQRQLHRSGKGKSALTPL
- the CSN2 gene encoding COP9/signalosome complex subunit Csn2, which produces MSDDEDFMQESDEEQYDFEYEEDDDEQEAGDVDIENKYYNAKQLKLSDPQDAIAEFLGIPPLEPDKGEWGFKGLKQAIKLEFKLGQYDEAADHFAELLTYVKSAVTRNYSEKSINNMLDYIEKGADESAAVKSIEKFYSLTLQSFQSTNNERLWLKTNIKLAKLLLDRKEYSAVSKKLRELHKACQRPDGSDDPGKGTYSLEIYALEIQMLAETRNNKQLKTLYNRALKVKSAVPHPRIMGIIRECGGKMHMSEENWKEAQSDFFESFRNYDEAGSLQRIQVLKYLLLTTMLMKSNINPFDSQETKPYKSDPRISAMTELVDAYQRDDVHAYEKALRNNQDILADPFIAENIDEVTRNIRTKGVLKLIAPYTRMKLSWIAKQLRISEPEVQDILSFLIIDGKIKGSVNQQAGVLEITSDADISRIQALDSLTTSINELFGAVFREGEGFRNEHSSFEDATPGLDVQALANLAKVGGRQAQRQLHRSGKGKSALTPL